One Danio aesculapii chromosome 22, fDanAes4.1, whole genome shotgun sequence genomic window carries:
- the fetub gene encoding fetuin B, which translates to MKQCVVLVMMLGCFGVHGAPVENLTPGSCQDAVANGAAAEALNKINLDRKEGYVLSLDRLSNAFYMKHGETGIVFYLTLDVLETKCHVLSKKPWKSCEIRNPEEYPVYGQCKAVMYMNRVHRVARLYKYSCTVRPVPASKIRERCPDCPTQLSGDHEEVLKAVKMGMEKYNNESGLNNYFMPLNITKASASLHLGRFFTVEFTIQETVCSSKTKDADISKCELMACEFAHKGFCKVSHTVTVTKEEHLNIQCEIFEPEVAEEEKKKHLLGGEVDHSHTTGSSTGHDHTKTHTHEHSHEHTHEHDPTKPHSHDHDHDHTKPHSHNHTHSHDHDHGHTHSHDHDHEHTHHAKAHEHNQDEWEHQHHQYGHKKDETHEHDHEIVLDHEHKHRHIHEHEHHHHHHHEKPHQTKSRRPDGIFNVLPPVDKPMTLPSFPDKPAAGPEQPSTLPLLPDPEIPGQKEPTIQTFPSKASPECPAQSNIQNGILKQIVSEDPLFKPAA; encoded by the exons ATGAAGCAGTGTGTGGTTTTGGTGATGATGTTGGGGTGTTTTGGTGTCCACGGGGCCCCGGTGGAGAATTTGACCCCTGGATCCTGCCAAGATGCAGTGGCGAATGGAGCCGCCGCTGAAGCGCTGAATAAAATCAACCTGGACCGAAAAGAGGGCTACGTTTTAAGCCTGGACCGCCTCAGCAATGCCTTTTACATGAAGCAT GGTGAAACAGGGATTGTCTTCTACCTCACGCTTGATGTTTTGGAGACCAAGTGTCACGTCCTCAGCAAGAAACCCTGGAAAAGTTGTGAAATCCGAAACCCTGAAGAGTACCCG GTCTATGGACAGTGCAAGGCAGTTATGTACATGAACAGAGTTCACAGAGTGGCCCGGCTCTACAAATACAGCTGCACCGTGAGGCCAG TGCCTGCTTCCAAAATCAGAGAACGCTGCCCAGACTGCCCTACGCAGCTCTCTGGAGATCATGAAGAAGTCTTGAAGGCTGTGAAGATGGGCATGGAGAAATACAACAACGAGAGCGGGCTGAATAACTACTTTATGCCTCTGAACATTACAAAAGCTTCTGCTTCG CTTCACTTAGGAAGATTCTTTACTGTGGAGTTCACCATCCAGGAAACCGTCTGCTCCTCCAAAACCAAAGATGCTGATATCTCGAAATGTGAGCTGATGGCGTGTGAATTTGCG CACAAAGGATTCTGCAAAGTGTCTCACACTGTGACCGTCACTAAAGAGGAGCACCTCAACATTCAGTGTGAAATCTTCGAACCAGAG GTGGCCGAAGAGGAAAAGAAAAAGCACTTGCTCGGAGGCGAAGTGGACCACAGCCACACAACAGGCTCGTCCACTGGACACGAtcacaccaaaacacacacacacgagcactCACACGAGCACACACACGAGCACGACCCCACCAAACCACACTCACACGATCATGACCATGACCACACCAAACCACACTCACACAACCACACCCATTCTCATGACCATGACCAcggacacacacactctcacgaTCATGACCACGAACACACACACCACGCTAAAGCACATGAGCACAACCAGGACGAGTGGGAGCACCAGCACCACCAGTACGGCCACAAAAAAGACGAAACCCACGAACACGACCACGAGATCGTCCTGGACCACGAGCACAAGCACAGACACATCCATGAGCACGAGCACCATCACCATCACCACCATGAAAAACCTCATCAAACCAAATCCAGGCGTCCTGATGGGATTTTCAATGTCCTTCCTCCTGTGGATAAACCCATGACCCTTCCCTCGTTCCCTGACAAACCCGCAGCGGGACCCGAGCAACCATCCACCCTCCCGCTCCTCCCTGATCCCGAAATCCCAGGACAGAAGGAACCCACCATCCAAACATTCCCCAGCAAAGCGTCCCCTGAGTGTCCCGCGCAGTCCAACATCCAAAATGGGATCCTCAAGCAGATCGTCAGCGAGGATCCCCTGTTTAAACCTGCTGCGTAA